In a single window of the Bacillus marinisedimentorum genome:
- a CDS encoding MFS transporter, whose translation MEHAAIDSRYHQYMTFKWFYFTIFFGFGGLFPLLAVYLRENGLTGGQIGIIMSISPVVMILIQPMWGMIADYTQKPRYVLAFTILATALAAVFYSFAEEYWLFIAAAALLAFFQSSIVPISDSITLNYVQKEGYDYGAIRLWGAVGFAVSVLVVGRLSESAGLWVIFYIFALVLAVSAIFSWKMPEEGRLEQVNLGAGLSTLLKLPRFVLFLITTFLVFGPIFANNFYFGIFVQDSGGTLTGVGLAFLLAAGSEAPFMKFASAFIRRLGMIRVLFLAALVSGLRWLFYFYEPSLALIYATTVAQGFSIGLFIPAALQYVRDISPKDVRATAVSLYSAMGNGAGSWFSTFIGGIILERAGIFSLYMFFSVQTAAGVLLLFVILQIDRKKRRQM comes from the coding sequence TTGGAGCATGCAGCAATTGATTCAAGATATCATCAATATATGACATTCAAGTGGTTTTATTTTACAATTTTCTTTGGGTTTGGCGGATTGTTTCCCCTGCTTGCTGTGTATTTGCGGGAAAACGGTCTCACAGGAGGGCAAATCGGAATAATTATGTCAATCAGCCCGGTTGTAATGATTTTGATTCAGCCGATGTGGGGCATGATTGCGGATTATACCCAAAAACCTCGCTATGTTCTCGCATTTACGATTTTGGCGACAGCACTGGCAGCTGTTTTTTATTCGTTTGCAGAAGAATATTGGCTGTTCATCGCCGCAGCTGCCCTGCTAGCCTTTTTCCAGAGCTCAATCGTGCCGATATCGGACAGCATCACATTGAACTATGTTCAAAAAGAAGGGTATGATTACGGCGCAATCCGGCTTTGGGGAGCAGTCGGATTCGCCGTTTCGGTGCTTGTGGTCGGCCGGCTTTCTGAATCGGCAGGCCTATGGGTTATTTTTTATATTTTTGCCCTAGTCCTTGCTGTATCCGCTATTTTCTCCTGGAAAATGCCTGAAGAAGGCAGATTGGAGCAGGTGAATCTCGGGGCAGGTCTGTCAACATTGCTGAAGCTTCCCCGATTCGTTTTGTTTTTGATAACGACTTTTCTTGTGTTTGGCCCTATTTTTGCAAACAATTTTTATTTTGGTATATTCGTCCAGGATTCAGGGGGGACGCTGACAGGGGTCGGTCTGGCTTTTTTATTGGCGGCAGGCAGTGAAGCGCCTTTCATGAAGTTCGCATCCGCATTTATAAGGCGGCTTGGCATGATCAGAGTGTTGTTTCTTGCTGCATTGGTATCAGGTTTACGATGGCTGTTTTATTTCTATGAACCGTCACTGGCGCTTATATACGCTACGACGGTTGCCCAGGGGTTTTCAATCGGGCTGTTTATCCCGGCTGCCCTCCAATATGTACGGGATATCTCACCGAAGGATGTAAGGGCAACGGCTGTTTCCCTGTATTCGGCAATGGGGAATGGCGCTGGTAGCTGGTTTTCCACATTCATCGGCGGTATCATTTTGGAACGGGCCGGTATTTTCAGCCTCTATATGTTTTTTTCAGTTCAAACCGCCGCCGGCGTCCTCCTATTGTTTGTGATCCTTCAAATTGACAGGAAAAAGCGGAGGCAAATGTAA
- a CDS encoding NAD(P)/FAD-dependent oxidoreductase, protein MKYDAIVIGGGPSGLMAAIAAAEHNNRVLLVDKGNKLGRKLAISGGGRCNVTNRLPAEEIIKHIPGNGRFLYSAFSIFNNEDIIAFFENLGVELKEEDHGRMFPANDKAQSVVDALLGELKRHNVDIRTNTPVKTVRYEKGETAGITLNDGINVDAKAVVIAVGGKSVPHTGSTGDGYAWAEKAGHSVTDLYPTEVPLTSAEPFIKNKSLQGLSLRDVSLSVINPKGKTAVTHRMDMIFTHFGISGPAVLRCSQFVVKTMKKFNTENVEMRLDVKPDDNEEAVFQTIAKMLKDHPKKAMKNVLKGYFPERYMLFLLDQSDIGADTPGGQISAELVRKLAKAVKQFTFTVNGTLPIEKAFVTGGGVSVKEINPKEMSSKKMAGLFFCGEILDIHGYTGGYNITSALITGRIAGMNAGLYASGS, encoded by the coding sequence ATGAAATATGATGCGATCGTAATCGGCGGGGGGCCTTCCGGCTTAATGGCAGCCATCGCCGCCGCCGAACATAACAACAGGGTCCTTCTAGTTGACAAAGGAAATAAGCTTGGCCGCAAGCTTGCCATTTCGGGAGGCGGCCGCTGCAACGTGACGAACAGGCTGCCCGCCGAAGAAATCATTAAACACATTCCGGGCAACGGCAGATTTTTATACAGTGCATTTTCCATCTTCAATAATGAAGATATCATCGCCTTTTTTGAAAATCTTGGCGTGGAATTGAAAGAAGAGGACCACGGCCGTATGTTCCCGGCCAATGACAAAGCCCAATCCGTTGTGGATGCATTACTGGGGGAGCTGAAGAGACATAACGTTGATATCCGGACAAATACACCTGTCAAAACTGTCCGTTATGAAAAAGGGGAAACGGCGGGAATTACGCTGAACGACGGAATCAACGTGGATGCAAAAGCGGTCGTTATCGCTGTCGGGGGCAAGTCAGTACCACATACCGGGTCGACCGGTGACGGGTATGCATGGGCTGAAAAAGCCGGACATTCCGTGACTGATTTGTATCCGACAGAGGTTCCGCTCACATCTGCTGAACCATTTATTAAAAACAAAAGCCTCCAGGGGCTGTCGCTGCGTGATGTATCCCTCTCCGTCATTAATCCGAAAGGGAAGACAGCCGTCACACACCGGATGGATATGATCTTCACCCATTTCGGCATTTCCGGCCCGGCCGTCCTTCGCTGCAGTCAATTTGTCGTTAAGACAATGAAGAAGTTCAATACGGAAAACGTGGAAATGCGCCTCGATGTGAAACCTGACGACAATGAGGAAGCTGTGTTCCAAACAATTGCCAAAATGCTGAAGGATCATCCAAAAAAGGCCATGAAAAATGTATTGAAAGGGTATTTTCCTGAGCGATATATGCTGTTTTTGCTGGACCAATCCGATATTGGCGCTGACACACCGGGCGGCCAAATCAGTGCTGAATTGGTGCGCAAACTGGCAAAGGCTGTAAAACAATTCACTTTCACGGTCAACGGCACACTCCCGATTGAAAAAGCATTTGTCACTGGCGGCGGTGTAAGTGTCAAAGAAATCAATCCGAAAGAAATGAGTTCAAAAAAAATGGCCGGATTGTTCTTTTGCGGGGAAATTCTTGATATCCACGGCTATACAGGCGGTTATAATATTACGTCAGCCCTGATCACAGGCCGGATTGCCGGGATGAATGCAGGACTGTATGCATCCGGGTCCTGA
- a CDS encoding pseudouridine synthase, which yields MRIDKLLANMGYGSRKEVKKVLKSGAVKIDGESVNDPKTQVNPEKDEVTVNGELVEYREFIYLMMNKPPGVISATEDDSMETVVDILEMEDIIFEPFPVGRLDRDTEGLLLLTNDGQLAHRLLSPKKHVPKTYYAVISGVVDDDDVKAFKEGVTLDDGYKTKPADLSILSADEELGRSEIEVTITEGKFHQVKRMFVSVGKTVTYLQRISMGSLKLDETLELGEYRELTDEELEQLQSPQHADTV from the coding sequence ATGCGTATTGATAAATTGCTGGCAAACATGGGGTACGGAAGCCGTAAAGAAGTGAAAAAAGTATTGAAGAGCGGGGCAGTGAAAATAGACGGTGAATCAGTGAACGATCCGAAGACACAGGTCAATCCCGAAAAAGATGAGGTAACCGTCAACGGTGAACTTGTGGAGTACAGGGAGTTTATTTATTTGATGATGAATAAGCCCCCCGGCGTCATTTCAGCGACCGAGGATGACAGCATGGAGACAGTTGTCGATATTCTCGAAATGGAAGACATCATTTTCGAACCCTTTCCGGTTGGACGTCTGGACAGGGATACCGAAGGTCTGCTGCTGCTGACAAATGACGGCCAGCTCGCCCACCGGCTGCTCTCCCCGAAAAAGCATGTGCCGAAGACGTATTATGCCGTGATATCAGGCGTTGTGGATGACGATGATGTTAAGGCGTTTAAAGAAGGAGTCACACTTGATGACGGATATAAAACAAAGCCTGCCGATTTATCAATTTTATCGGCTGATGAAGAGCTTGGCCGTTCAGAAATCGAAGTCACGATTACTGAAGGGAAGTTTCATCAGGTGAAAAGGATGTTTGTCTCAGTCGGCAAAACGGTTACGTATTTGCAGCGTATCAGCATGGGCAGCCTTAAACTGGATGAAACGCTTGAACTCGGTGAATACAGGGAATTGACCGATGAGGAACTTGAACAGCTGCAAAGCCCGCAACATGCAGATACTGTTTGA
- a CDS encoding potassium channel protein: MLVITKFIIKMVRLNNWVLFWSTATLLFFSSFFIAYLEPQTFPTPFEGLWWVMTTVTTVGYGDYSPVTIAGKMYAMFLYIFGIGLIGVVIGKIIDWFGVFRKLREEGKLAYTGTGHIVIIGWSRKAEFAVEEILDSSDKAEIVIIDELPTAPYLNERVHYVQGQAADKKIIEMANVSQSQAVIVFADDTIQNTQLADGKTLLIASSIEHYATNVHTTVEILNEEHIHNFQHSQVDEFVVTHETISRLAVRSAFTKGIASLYSQLMSRNHGDDLYPIEKKRHWHTYRDAFDSLLNEGATLIADRSSLDINRKLDEEIPDDAMLYIICDKETYKKIAGGQ; encoded by the coding sequence ATGCTTGTGATAACTAAATTCATCATTAAAATGGTCCGATTAAACAACTGGGTCCTTTTCTGGTCAACTGCCACCCTGCTGTTTTTCAGCTCTTTTTTTATAGCATACCTGGAACCGCAGACGTTTCCTACTCCTTTTGAAGGTCTATGGTGGGTAATGACAACGGTGACGACTGTAGGGTATGGTGATTATTCGCCTGTTACAATTGCCGGCAAGATGTATGCGATGTTTTTATACATATTCGGTATTGGACTAATCGGCGTTGTGATCGGGAAAATAATCGATTGGTTCGGAGTGTTCCGGAAATTGAGGGAGGAAGGAAAGTTGGCGTATACAGGAACAGGACATATTGTCATTATCGGATGGTCCCGGAAAGCTGAATTCGCTGTGGAAGAAATTTTGGATTCTTCGGATAAGGCCGAAATCGTCATAATCGATGAACTGCCGACTGCTCCATATTTAAATGAGCGTGTCCATTATGTACAGGGACAGGCTGCCGATAAAAAAATTATCGAAATGGCGAATGTCAGCCAGTCACAGGCGGTCATCGTCTTTGCGGATGATACGATCCAAAACACACAGCTTGCAGATGGGAAAACGTTATTGATCGCGTCATCTATTGAACATTATGCGACAAATGTACATACGACAGTAGAGATTTTGAATGAAGAGCATATCCATAATTTCCAGCACAGCCAGGTGGATGAATTCGTTGTGACGCACGAAACGATTTCACGGCTTGCTGTCCGCTCAGCTTTTACAAAAGGAATTGCGTCGCTCTATTCACAGCTGATGAGCCGTAACCATGGCGACGATTTATATCCGATTGAAAAGAAACGGCACTGGCACACGTACAGGGATGCGTTTGACAGCCTGTTGAACGAAGGGGCGACGCTCATTGCCGACCGCAGCAGCCTTGACATTAACAGAAAACTGGATGAAGAGATTCCGGACGATGCCATGCTGTATATTATATGCGATAAAGAAACCTACAAGAAAATTGCCGGCGGGCAATAA
- a CDS encoding PRC-barrel domain-containing protein: MEKGKDMLKKPLLTKDGGEKLGMLKDFYLNTDQEPFVSYLAYEHTVEMPREDVTPNQSYDTAVDMTAAQGMNTFNIAPSQAMEEKTQSMVKQYIIKGDFLLENNHDELVVDHSGFELDGSRVEPGLSYHELITYDAVTRGGETVGRVHDVLFDGTEVAGLEIKTADKLLRHDYKYVPAASGMVVENNRIQLDFTQEDKMADDPAEL, encoded by the coding sequence ATGGAAAAAGGAAAAGATATGCTGAAAAAGCCTTTGCTGACAAAAGACGGCGGCGAAAAACTGGGAATGCTCAAAGATTTTTATTTGAATACCGACCAGGAGCCTTTTGTTTCTTATCTTGCTTATGAGCACACAGTGGAGATGCCACGTGAAGATGTAACCCCTAATCAGTCTTATGATACAGCAGTGGATATGACTGCTGCCCAGGGGATGAACACATTTAATATCGCCCCATCTCAGGCAATGGAGGAAAAAACGCAGAGCATGGTGAAACAGTATATCATCAAAGGAGATTTCCTGCTTGAAAATAATCATGATGAACTGGTTGTCGACCACAGCGGTTTTGAACTTGATGGATCCCGTGTTGAACCGGGATTGTCTTATCATGAATTGATCACATATGATGCAGTTACCCGCGGCGGAGAGACTGTGGGCCGTGTGCATGATGTGCTGTTTGACGGAACAGAAGTGGCGGGGCTTGAAATTAAGACTGCCGACAAACTGCTCCGGCATGATTACAAATATGTGCCTGCCGCGAGCGGGATGGTGGTTGAAAATAACCGGATCCAGCTTGACTTTACACAGGAGGACAAGATGGCGGACGATCCCGCGGAACTTTAA
- a CDS encoding sporulation protein Cse60: MLKVKIVDEAHEEDLQKGVNAFLEEVDEHAVKDIKFHTAIAGDENAGFEYLYSAMIIYRESD; the protein is encoded by the coding sequence ATGCTTAAAGTGAAAATAGTGGATGAAGCGCACGAGGAGGACTTGCAGAAAGGTGTGAATGCTTTTTTGGAAGAGGTTGACGAGCACGCCGTAAAAGATATCAAATTCCATACGGCAATAGCGGGTGATGAGAACGCGGGTTTCGAGTACCTGTATTCAGCGATGATCATTTATAGGGAATCGGACTGA
- a CDS encoding ABC transporter permease, which produces MDGSLFWQRLGKEWKHFSGLMDMIVDRVVAVYIIIPALIVFTANYYLWWKTSPEWIMPVPIDFVWLILYWVVWQGGSRTFLVEADTLFLLQRNDVISGLKLRGAIYSYIRNFAALLFAAGFISPLILVHYGLTLQELMLVIGFLYAVQPLILQVKETRVIPAQGWNKVLLSPAVFGLLFIAVRFGISFTGTAPAFSVAVSAVLFAAGIFAAGKRIREKNTFYRDIMYEQLQTSVLIKLVYQLAGAFSDGMFQAEKPVPARERPLVCRSSGKLYKRRTASNRLSESFIKVFLRSREFMPVYLQFIGLTSAVLVLIKPFAIKMIVWTASFFFLKTGIHDIVRKIAADPFTMMFSSKGYVKAAAALTEKAIGRPVLLITFSAAWFTIIGSWAMFAMAISLAVHFLLLRKM; this is translated from the coding sequence ATGGATGGATCGTTGTTTTGGCAGCGTCTGGGAAAGGAATGGAAGCACTTTTCCGGCCTGATGGACATGATCGTGGACCGGGTTGTTGCAGTATATATCATCATCCCCGCACTTATCGTATTTACAGCGAATTATTATTTGTGGTGGAAAACCTCTCCAGAATGGATCATGCCGGTTCCGATCGATTTTGTTTGGCTGATTCTTTATTGGGTGGTTTGGCAGGGGGGATCTAGAACGTTCCTTGTTGAAGCTGACACCCTGTTTCTCCTGCAGCGCAATGATGTTATTTCCGGCCTGAAACTCCGGGGTGCCATCTATTCTTATATAAGAAACTTTGCGGCCCTATTATTTGCAGCAGGCTTTATCTCCCCGTTGATTCTTGTCCATTATGGGCTCACACTTCAAGAGTTGATGCTTGTGATTGGGTTCCTTTACGCTGTCCAGCCGCTTATTTTACAAGTTAAAGAAACGCGGGTTATCCCGGCACAGGGTTGGAATAAGGTCCTCCTATCCCCGGCTGTATTCGGTTTGCTGTTCATCGCGGTGCGATTCGGGATCAGTTTTACCGGCACTGCCCCGGCTTTCTCAGTTGCTGTATCTGCAGTTTTGTTCGCCGCTGGAATCTTTGCCGCGGGCAAACGGATACGAGAAAAAAATACGTTTTACCGGGACATCATGTATGAACAGCTGCAAACATCAGTGCTGATAAAGTTGGTGTATCAGCTGGCAGGAGCGTTTTCTGATGGAATGTTCCAGGCGGAAAAACCTGTTCCGGCCAGGGAGCGGCCGCTTGTCTGCAGGTCATCGGGTAAATTATACAAAAGAAGAACTGCTTCTAACCGGTTATCGGAAAGCTTTATTAAGGTATTTTTGCGAAGCAGGGAGTTTATGCCGGTTTATTTACAGTTTATCGGCTTGACATCAGCTGTTCTCGTGTTGATTAAGCCGTTTGCCATTAAAATGATTGTATGGACGGCATCCTTTTTCTTTTTAAAGACAGGGATACACGATATTGTTCGGAAAATAGCTGCTGACCCTTTTACCATGATGTTTTCATCCAAAGGCTATGTTAAAGCCGCTGCTGCGTTAACTGAAAAAGCGATTGGGCGCCCGGTGCTGCTCATTACATTTAGTGCAGCCTGGTTTACAATCATCGGGAGTTGGGCAATGTTTGCTATGGCCATATCGCTGGCAGTCCATTTTTTATTACTAAGAAAAATGTAA
- a CDS encoding putative polysaccharide biosynthesis protein, with amino-acid sequence MSDSRLLRGTLILTAATFLSKFLGMIYVFPFYALVGEKGGALFSYGYNPYTIFISLATMGVPLAVSKFVSKYNAMGDYHTGRRLFKTGLVLMSATGLAAFLLLFTLAPFIAPYVIEENSKGNSVADVTMVIRMVSVALLVVPVMSLIRGFFQGHQSMGPTAVSQVVEQIIRIAFILGASFLILRVWEGEMADAVGWSTFAAFIGAIAGLLVLIIYWAKRKKHLDKLLEDSTANHNMPLKDMYKELLSYAGPFVFVGLAIPLFQIVDQFTFNRTMDSPDSEALLGIFNFYSNKLVLIPVSLATAFGLTLIPTVTSSFTENNIRKLHRQISQALQIGIYLIMPAGVGLSVLAFPAYGFFFDISEAGGEILQFYAPLALFFGLFTITAAILQGINAQRFAVRGLAIGWVLKVVLNVPLIMAFETFGSITATYIGFGAAVIYNLWKIRIHANYNLAFLGKRVLLMALFAAIMGGAVLAAQWLMSPFVFYKDGRMESFLILIVGIGIGGIVYLLLGIYSNLAYTVLGERVRFLRKRRKRAL; translated from the coding sequence ATGTCAGATTCCCGTCTTTTAAGAGGTACATTGATTTTAACTGCCGCAACGTTTTTATCAAAATTCCTCGGTATGATTTATGTTTTCCCGTTCTATGCGCTTGTCGGCGAGAAGGGCGGTGCTTTATTTTCATACGGTTATAATCCATATACCATTTTCATCAGCCTCGCGACGATGGGGGTTCCGCTCGCTGTTTCAAAGTTCGTTTCCAAATACAACGCGATGGGGGATTACCATACGGGCAGAAGGCTGTTTAAAACAGGGCTCGTTCTTATGTCGGCGACAGGGCTTGCCGCTTTCTTGCTGTTATTTACGCTGGCTCCGTTTATCGCCCCATATGTCATCGAAGAAAACAGTAAGGGGAATTCGGTTGCCGATGTGACAATGGTCATTCGGATGGTAAGTGTCGCATTGCTTGTCGTTCCGGTGATGAGTCTGATCAGGGGCTTTTTTCAGGGCCATCAATCGATGGGTCCGACGGCGGTTTCACAGGTTGTGGAGCAAATTATCCGCATCGCCTTCATTCTCGGTGCCAGTTTTTTGATTTTGAGGGTGTGGGAAGGCGAGATGGCTGATGCTGTCGGCTGGTCGACTTTTGCTGCGTTTATTGGAGCCATCGCGGGCTTGCTCGTTTTGATCATCTACTGGGCCAAAAGGAAAAAACATCTTGATAAACTGCTTGAAGACAGCACCGCCAATCATAATATGCCTTTAAAGGATATGTACAAAGAACTGCTGTCTTATGCTGGTCCGTTTGTGTTTGTCGGCCTTGCAATCCCGCTTTTCCAGATAGTTGATCAGTTCACGTTCAACCGCACGATGGACAGCCCGGATTCCGAGGCGCTGCTCGGGATCTTCAATTTTTACAGCAACAAACTGGTGCTGATTCCCGTCTCGCTGGCAACTGCATTCGGGCTCACTTTGATTCCGACGGTAACGTCGTCATTTACAGAAAATAATATACGGAAACTGCACCGGCAGATCAGCCAGGCGCTGCAAATCGGAATTTATTTGATTATGCCGGCAGGTGTCGGCTTGTCTGTGCTCGCTTTTCCGGCGTATGGTTTTTTCTTTGATATCAGTGAGGCAGGCGGAGAGATATTACAATTTTATGCACCGCTTGCACTCTTCTTCGGCCTGTTTACAATAACAGCAGCAATTTTGCAGGGAATCAATGCCCAGCGTTTTGCGGTTCGCGGACTTGCTATAGGCTGGGTGCTGAAAGTGGTGCTGAACGTCCCGCTCATTATGGCATTTGAAACATTCGGTTCCATAACTGCAACTTATATCGGTTTTGGTGCAGCTGTCATCTATAACTTATGGAAAATAAGGATACATGCAAACTATAATCTTGCTTTTCTGGGCAAAAGGGTGCTGCTTATGGCGCTGTTTGCGGCAATCATGGGCGGAGCTGTCCTGGCGGCCCAGTGGCTCATGTCACCGTTTGTTTTCTACAAAGACGGCAGGATGGAATCATTTTTGATCTTGATTGTCGGCATCGGTATCGGCGGCATTGTGTATTTGCTTCTGGGCATTTACTCTAATCTTGCTTATACTGTTCTCGGAGAGCGAGTGCGTTTTCTCAGAAAGAGAAGAAAGAGGGCCTTATAA
- a CDS encoding DeoR family transcriptional regulator, protein MKPTTSRMLNRIKAVYMYINSHGTVSTKELVEEFGTTPRTIQRDLNVLQYNNLVKSPGRGRWTTTEKKVKVKKPS, encoded by the coding sequence TTGAAGCCGACAACTTCTCGTATGCTGAACAGGATTAAAGCCGTGTATATGTATATCAACTCACATGGAACGGTATCCACGAAGGAACTTGTAGAAGAATTCGGAACAACTCCGCGAACGATACAGCGTGACCTGAATGTTCTTCAATACAACAACCTTGTAAAGAGCCCGGGAAGAGGAAGATGGACCACCACAGAAAAAAAAGTGAAAGTAAAAAAACCGTCGTGA
- the pepV gene encoding dipeptidase PepV: MSHINWQEEAEKRKDEIIETAQRYLRIKSVLDENGSQPGAPFGSGIAEALGFMLEMGEKDGFQTKNLDGYAGHIEYGQGELLIGILCHVDVVPEGDGWTSGPYSAEIRDGKIFARGAMDDKGPTIAAYFGLKMVKELGLPLSKRARIILGTDEESDWRGVEHYFEQEEMPDMGFAPDADFPIIYAEKGIADFELVQNASLDTENAAFILEQFHSGHRLNMVPDFAEAVIYTEMKVQVLQKQLDQYLKEYKVEGTYEDLGGQQMKIRLEGVSAHGMEPDNGTNAGLLLANFLSNLDLDEKSAQYIEFINQYLYDDSRGNRFGVAAANDELGDLTINAGLFRYSKAEGGTLGLNLRYPAGVEIKETKKQIEGEAAKFSFRMKGFDDTPPHHVDKSHPLIGTLSRVYEEQTGDEAELVAIGGGTYARSLQAGVAFGPLFPGRPDVAHQKDEHIFIDDLIKAAAIYGQAIYELAR, encoded by the coding sequence ATGTCCCACATTAACTGGCAGGAAGAAGCCGAAAAGAGAAAAGACGAGATAATTGAAACGGCACAGCGCTATTTGCGGATCAAAAGTGTTCTGGATGAGAACGGCAGTCAGCCTGGCGCTCCGTTCGGCAGCGGTATTGCTGAAGCACTCGGTTTCATGCTGGAGATGGGTGAAAAAGACGGTTTCCAAACGAAAAATCTTGATGGATATGCAGGACATATTGAATATGGTCAGGGAGAACTGCTAATAGGTATTCTCTGCCATGTAGATGTCGTGCCTGAAGGGGACGGATGGACAAGCGGTCCTTACAGCGCTGAAATCCGTGACGGTAAAATCTTCGCCAGAGGTGCAATGGATGACAAGGGACCGACGATTGCTGCGTACTTTGGTTTGAAAATGGTGAAGGAACTTGGGCTCCCTCTTTCCAAAAGGGCAAGGATCATTCTCGGCACGGATGAGGAAAGTGATTGGCGTGGAGTTGAACATTATTTTGAGCAAGAGGAAATGCCGGACATGGGGTTTGCACCTGATGCCGATTTTCCGATCATTTACGCAGAAAAAGGCATAGCTGATTTTGAACTTGTGCAAAATGCCAGCCTTGATACAGAAAACGCAGCCTTCATCCTTGAACAGTTCCATTCCGGTCACCGGTTGAATATGGTTCCGGACTTTGCCGAAGCTGTAATCTATACAGAAATGAAAGTGCAAGTGCTTCAAAAGCAATTGGACCAATACCTCAAGGAATACAAAGTGGAGGGGACCTATGAAGATTTGGGCGGCCAGCAGATGAAGATTCGGCTTGAAGGGGTTTCCGCCCATGGCATGGAGCCTGATAACGGTACAAATGCCGGTCTGCTCCTCGCAAACTTTCTTTCGAATCTGGACCTCGATGAGAAAAGTGCCCAGTACATCGAATTCATCAACCAGTATTTGTACGATGATTCCCGCGGGAACCGCTTCGGTGTTGCGGCAGCAAACGATGAGCTTGGAGACCTGACCATCAATGCCGGTCTGTTTCGGTACAGTAAAGCGGAGGGCGGGACACTGGGCCTTAACCTTCGATATCCAGCCGGTGTTGAAATCAAAGAGACAAAGAAACAAATCGAAGGAGAGGCGGCCAAATTTTCCTTCCGTATGAAAGGGTTTGATGACACACCGCCTCATCATGTCGACAAATCGCATCCCTTGATCGGGACATTGAGCAGAGTGTATGAAGAACAGACCGGTGATGAGGCTGAATTGGTTGCCATTGGCGGCGGGACATATGCCCGATCTTTACAGGCTGGAGTTGCATTCGGGCCGCTGTTCCCCGGCCGGCCCGATGTTGCCCACCAGAAAGATGAGCATATTTTCATTGACGACTTGATAAAAGCTGCTGCTATTTATGGGCAGGCGATATATGAATTGGCCCGCTGA
- a CDS encoding DUF6884 domain-containing protein gives MKRVGLLATARKKQNRPAPVHSFYTSTLFQKSIAYAAQYYDTLYFYNAKDGLLFPDTIMQPYDVSIRSLSSGQKLEWADRIVKQLSRHEPAGECSVFLHGGKVYRDYLEPALQKAGFSFEVPLQGLGIGRQLSWYSDRLERRSL, from the coding sequence ATGAAACGTGTCGGATTATTGGCTACCGCCCGGAAAAAACAGAACAGGCCGGCACCTGTCCATTCTTTTTACACAAGCACGCTGTTTCAAAAATCGATTGCATATGCAGCTCAATACTATGATACCCTTTATTTTTATAATGCAAAAGATGGTCTTCTATTTCCGGATACCATCATGCAGCCGTATGATGTTTCGATTCGGTCTTTATCATCTGGACAAAAACTGGAATGGGCTGACCGGATAGTAAAACAGCTGAGCAGGCATGAACCAGCCGGAGAATGCAGCGTGTTCCTGCACGGCGGCAAGGTATACCGGGATTATCTTGAGCCGGCATTGCAAAAGGCAGGGTTTTCCTTTGAAGTGCCGCTGCAGGGCCTCGGAATCGGCCGCCAGCTCTCATGGTATAGCGACAGGCTAGAAAGACGCTCCCTCTAG
- a CDS encoding ABC transporter ATP-binding protein, with the protein MEPLVTVDIHRAGYEKGITSIQDVQFSIRPGDLIGLIGPNGAGKSTAMKAMLGVMPFSKGNITFQKGCSYVYIPERPVFYHELTMEEHLRFAAASFNIDEQEAEKRARLLLKEFNMEDALKKLPRTFSKGMQQKMLLILAFLVKPSLFIIDEPFIGLDPNAMKTFLQKITDARAQGAGILMSTHVLDTAERTCDRFLLMSGGTLIGGGTFKEIKAQCNLSEGTLFDCFHSVMGAGR; encoded by the coding sequence ATGGAGCCATTAGTTACAGTAGATATACACCGTGCAGGCTATGAAAAGGGGATCACTTCGATACAAGATGTGCAGTTTTCCATCCGTCCCGGTGACCTCATCGGTTTGATCGGTCCAAATGGGGCAGGAAAAAGTACTGCGATGAAAGCCATGCTCGGTGTCATGCCTTTCAGCAAAGGGAATATCACTTTCCAGAAAGGGTGCAGCTACGTTTACATACCAGAACGGCCTGTTTTTTATCATGAACTTACAATGGAAGAGCATTTGCGGTTTGCTGCAGCCAGCTTTAATATCGATGAACAAGAAGCGGAGAAAAGGGCCCGCTTGCTTCTGAAAGAATTCAATATGGAGGATGCGCTGAAAAAGCTGCCGCGAACCTTTTCAAAAGGGATGCAGCAGAAGATGCTTCTGATTCTTGCTTTTTTGGTAAAGCCCTCTTTATTCATCATTGATGAGCCGTTTATCGGGCTTGACCCTAATGCGATGAAAACATTCCTCCAAAAAATAACGGACGCAAGAGCTCAGGGTGCTGGAATATTGATGTCAACTCATGTTCTTGATACAGCTGAAAGAACGTGTGACCGCTTTTTGCTAATGTCCGGAGGCACCTTAATAGGCGGCGGCACGTTTAAAGAGATCAAGGCGCAGTGCAATCTTTCGGAAGGCACGCTGTTTGATTGTTTCCATTCCGTCATGGGAGCGGGAAGGTGA